In Gracilinanus agilis isolate LMUSP501 chromosome 1, AgileGrace, whole genome shotgun sequence, the sequence TGGTCGTAGAAGCCCGAGCCCGCCACGGGGAGGCGGTGCGCCAAGGGGTCTGAGCGCAGCTGGAGGTCCACGCGGCGGTGCAGATCCAGGCTGCGGTAGGGATCCCGCAGCGGGTCCCGGAGCGGCTCCCACGAGAAGCCGGGGTGCGGGAGCCGCTCCCTCCCAGTCAGGGGGCTCATGCCCATGAGGGGGGTCATGACCCGGGAGCGGTCCAGCACGTTCACGCCTCCCAGGGGGTGCACCCCGCCCATGGCCAGAGGCACGGAGGCGGGGGCGATCGAGTGGGGGAGGGGCAGCCCGTGCAGGGCCGGAGCCGCGGGAGGCTCCCGGGAGGGCTCGGACCCCACCACCAGCACGTCGCCGTCCTCCTTGCGCTCCTCCTTCACCTTCACGTCGTTCTTGAGCGGCTCGGGGTTCCGCTCCAGTTCTTTGGCAGCCACCAGGCCGCTGAGCTTGAGGCTCTCGCTGAGGCTGGGCTTGCTGTAGGGGGACACGGACTGGATGACGGGCTTTCCGCCATCCTCCGGGGGCCGCTTCTCCAGGCTCGGGGCCTCCTTTACCGGAGAGCGgctctccttgaccttgtgctcggGCAGCGGGGCATCCCGGAGGCGGTCCGGGGGCTCCCTCTCGCCCAGGCCTGCGGCCGGCCGGGAGGGCTCCATGGAGGTCTGGCTGTTGCTGCGGATGAGGTTGCTGATCTGATGGGTCACGGGGGCCGAGGCTGGGGAGGACCGGTTTGAATGGCGGCTTTTGTCCAGGATATCCCTGGGGAAACAAAGACCTTGCTAGGGGCCCGCAGCGGCCACCACCGTGCTGCCCTCCGGCTCCCTCCCAGGGGCCCAGGAGAAGCTCCTGCAAGCTGAGGCGCCATTTCCTGCTCATCTGAGCGGCTCTGGACTTTGCTTAGGATGGGACGCTCCCTCCGATGGCCCTTTCCTTCAGGCTGTCCTGCCTGacctcctcccccatccccaacaAGACTCTGAGGCCTGGCAGTGGGATTAGAGGGGAACCCAGGCGCTAACCCCCCCCTCATCCCCAACTTTGGCCACTCCTAGTCCAGCTCCGGTGAAAGAACACAAGATCCCAGGCTCCATGCCACTGGCAGGGGTCAGGAAGACgccagttcaaatctgaccagtcacttcctatctgtgtaatcctgggcaagtcactgaacccgtCTGCCTGGGTTTCCCCAATGTGAACCCGGGCCCACGCTCCGGCCTCCCctccagggatgttgtgaggatccaatgagaccCTCCGGCAAGCCTTTAGCAGGGCCTGGGAGGTAGTGGGCGCTTCAAGAGGAGAAAGAGTGGCTCCACCCTGACCACACGGGAAGCAGGACCCCCCTTAGTCCCCACTGTGggtctcttctcttttctatagACATGGCCATCGGCTGGGAAGGACTCCCAATGGCAGGGAGGGACCCCAATGGTTATCTGGTCTCCTCCATCTCTATTTACTTGGAGCATCTTACaaggttagagctggaagaatgaCCTGCCCGCGCCCAGCCCTGTTTTTGGGTCCAGTCACATGGTTTAGCCCTCTGCGGGGGTCAGGGGCCTCAGCCACCAGCCCCCTCTCTCCACCGTGGCCCTTCTCTCAGGACCTAATTCACCCCACGGGGTCTGACCAGGACCCCTCCATGTAAAGAGCGCCCAATTTCACAAGCCCAGCTGACTGCTGTCCTGCTTCTTCTGGATGTCCCTGGGCTGTTCCAGAATGGCCCCACCTCAATCCAGTCAGCTCCCCTGCCCATGGCCTCCTCCTGGCCTCCTCCAGGCACCAAGCTCCaagtctttccctcttctctttgaaTGAGCCGCCCAGGCCCAGTCCAGGCCCAGCGGGtagcttcctcccctccctcccttagGCCTGTTCTGCCCTATGGTAGGCTCCTAACTGGTGGTCTCGACCACTGTCCCTCCCGTCCCTCTTCCCTGGGGCCAAaccttgggggtgggggtgtcccTGGGGCTCTCCTTCCTGCACCACCTATTAAAGGCTTCTCTGATAGAATGGAAGTCCCCCGGGCAGGGGCCCTTCCATTTGGGCCTCTGTTACACTTCATAACCGCCTGTTGTCCCATGGATCTATGCATTCACCATCCACAAACCTTCTGGCCTCCTATTCAAGTTTCTCTCCTGGAGATCTCCCCAAACTCCCCCTTCTGGTCACCTCACATTTTATCTGGCCCTCCTGGAATACTTTTTTGGAATCCTTTCCCCAAATATTGTCCTAGAGGAACCCCATAAGCCTTGCTTCTTCCATGAAGTCCTCCCTGACCTATCTAACCAGGCTCTGGCCTTTCTCTGATCTTGGAGGAAGCTCCCAGGGGGGCCACGGAGTCTAAACACATCTGAATaagaatccccccccccccccccggggcagctgggtagctcagtggagtgagagtcaggcctagagacaggaggtcctgggttcaaacccggcctcagccacttcccagctgtgtgaccctgggcaagtcacttgacccccattgcccacccttaccactcttccacctatgagacaatacaagggtttaaaaaaaaaaaatcaccccccccccaaagcctTCTGAAGTGATTAGAAGTTCTTCCTGACCCTGGATGGACGCTAGCCTTTCTGAAGCTTCTGTCCATCCCCAGGCCGGTCCTTCCCCTCACAATGCTGCCTCCAGCCCCCCGGCCCCAGCTGCTCTCAGTGGTCAGAACCCCAGAAGAAGCCCCTCGTTCCCTCCCTGTGGAGTCccctcctctctgggcctcgtTTCTGCAAGTGTCAAACCAAGAGTGGCCTTCAATGGGCCGAGGGGGCCGTCCTCAGCACTCCAACGCCCCCCTAGAGGCTGGCAGCCGTGCCCGAGCGCCCACAGGTGTGCCTAGGAACGGGCAGGGGCGCAGGGCCCAGGGCCGTCTCTTTCCCTGGACACGGAACACGACAGTACCAGACGATACCCTCAGCGGCTTCCTTCCGGGAGGGGTGCCCGTCTACACTAGGCAGTGCCTGGGGTGTTGGACTGGACTCGCTCCCTGGGGAGCCtcacttttctcctctgtaaaatggggatcatcacGAGCCCAATCGTCACAGCGCCCGGGGTCACCAGGGCGGGGGAGCGTCCAGCCTGCGGACCGAGCACTCACCGCTCTCGCTCCTCTTTGCCCTTTTCGGGCTCCCGGTCTCGGTCGTGGTTGCTCAGGGCTGAGCTCCGCTCCGGGTCTCCGGGCTTGGGCCACTGTGGAGGGGTTGGGAAGGAGGGCGGGGTGCGGTGTAGACGGTTCCAGGGCTCGTGGGGGTTGCTAAAGCTCTGCAGCGTCGTGGCTTCCTTGTGAGCAAAGATGCTGTTGTGAGCTGGAGGGGAGAAAGCGGCGTGGTCAGGCGGGGGCCGGAGCGGAGAGTGGCTGAGGTGCCCGGGAGGGAGAGGCCGGTCTGGGCCTTCGTTTCCCCACGTGTAAGAGGAGTGCGTGGCTCCCGAGTGACTCCTCAGGGCCCCCAAGTGACCCCTCAGGGTGCTCTGAAGCCCTAGCTGGGGGCGACAGGCTGGGGAAGGTAGGAGGGAGCGGAGGGACAGCCCAAGCCTGACGCTGACCCCAGGGCACCCTGTGCGGATCACTGAATTTTTGTTCCGGCCTCTGTGTGCCCAGCCTCCGTCTGAAGGCCTCCAGCGACCCCCAGGCCACCCAGAGCCCTGAAGAAAGGTCTGGCTGACATCACCTCGCTCTCTAAGCCAGTCTCGGGTGGAAGGGAAGGGTGCTGCtgccttttgtttctttaaaccctgaccttctgccttagaatactaCTCCATACTGGCTtcgaggcagaagagcggtaagggctaagtgactggcccagggtcacccagctgggacgtgtctgaggccagattggaaccaggacctccggtctctggCCCGGCTCCCCACCGATGCCACCTCCCTGTCCCAGGTTCTTTTAAAGCATCAGGTAGTGCAGGTGCCTCGCAAACCTCCCATCACCCAGGCACGGACCGCCGTCACATTGCTGTGTGTGATTCCCATGATCTCCTCCCCCCAGAATCTCCCCACCATGAAATGAAGGAGGGCCTCCGGCATACTCACCCAGTGCGTGGCTGCCCAGGCCTCCAAAGGCGTTGCTCCCCAGGTTGCCAAGGCCACTAAAGGTGCTGGACCTGCTGAAGGGGTCTGCGGAGACAAGGGGGGGAATCAGAATTGCCCACATTGGCAGGGCCAGATCTGGGGGTGCTGCGGAGGCGCTGAGGCTGGGGATCCCCCCAACATCCCATAACTGTATCAGGCCCAAGGGTACCCAGGCTGGGGGTGCTGTGGGGGCCTCAAGGTGGGGGGGGCCCTCTAAGAGAGAAGTTCTCAAGGCCAGCAGGAGGCCCCACAGGAGAGGCTTAATACACCATGTACCTGCCTCCAGGGCGAGGGCTGTTGATTTGAGATCTAGTGCCCAAGGTAGGCTGTTCACTGATGCTGAGGCCTGATGGAGTCTGGGTTCCCAGAAGGCAAGGCCtggtttacttatttttaaaatgggaaccttcccttccttcttagagtcagtaagagttccaaggcaaaagaatggttagggctaagcaatggagtgGCCCAGGATCACctgactaggaagtatctgaggtgggatttgaacccaggaactcctggcTCTAGATTTGCCTCTCTATCCCCCAAGCCACTCCCAGGGTTCGGGCCAGTGGGCTCTGTCCTTCAGCCCAGATGCTCTATTCTACGCTCTTTCTCGGTTTCCCCCGCAGCACTCACCTGTCAGGTGGCTGGTGGGCAGGAAGCTGCTGTGATGGGCCGAGGGGCCAAACGGGGTGGTGGCTGCATGGGCAGtgcctggagagggaagaggaggaaggaaagggtcCTGGTCAGAGGAGCCGGGGGCTGAGAGCTGGAGCTCCCTCTCCCAGGCTCCTCATCTCTTTAGAGGGGGGTCAGATGGAGAAATGGCCCCATTCTTTGGTCTTTCATACTAGGGAGCCTGGCACTGGTGGAGGAGGCAGGGGGCTGACCCCCATCAGACGCTGCAGAGAGGCCTTCCCCCTACATCCAAGGAGAGAGCGAGGGAAGAGACAAAACTGTATCTAtggaattttattaaaaataaatgcccCCCCCCTCTTATTTGGCCCCAGGCCGCTTTCCTGTAGCTGCATCTCCTTGTTCATGCATCTTGCTCTGGTGGTGAACAGACGCCCCCATTTTTGTAGATATCCCTTAACACAAGTTAACACAAGTTCATCCCACGTCATTTCCCCTCACAAGCTTCAGTTCcctatttttgtttgctttagtGATTTTGGGAGGTTCCCCCCTCCACTTTTCTGCTCATCTCGTTTCTTCGTTTGTCCTCCACCAATTCAATAAGCTTGCCACGGTGTCCCTAGCCAAGATTCGGCATGGAACCCTGAGGTAACTTCACTGGACCTGGAGCCAGCGAGATCCGAGTTcgaatctagccccagacacagacgagctgtgtgaccctggacaagtcacttcacctgggtgtgcccccccccccccgggtgtAGGGAGGAGCTCATGATCCTTGGCACGGCCTGTTCTGGATGAACATCCCAGTTTTCCTCTTCTGGGTGTTACTCCTCATCCTTTTAATCCTACACGGAGTGGAGGCCAAGCAGGCCGGCGCCACTCTTGCGCACCAGGAGGCCggcccttctctcctcccaaagCCTCTTCGCCCTCCTCCAGGGTCTTTCCAAAGCGAGTCACTGTGACCCGGCCATCAAGCCCAATCCTGGTCCTTCCCGTGTCATGGCGAGGGCCCAACGGGCTGTGTCTAGTTTCTAAAaagccttcctttcttctcagaaGGAGGCccagggctaggcaagtgggcgAAGGGActtgtatctgaggccagatttaaacccaggccccggctccaggcctggctctctatccacgggCCACCAACGTGCCTCTGAACGGGCTCCGTGTAGCTCTGTACTTATTGGGGAATAAGTCATGGCGGGGTGGGGGGAGCGTTTCCATCTTATCCATCTCAAAATGACACTTCTTGGCAGAGAAGGGGCGGAGTAAGACGGTCCTCTTCCCCCATCCACCAGGAGCAACGGGGGCCTGTCCTCTGTCCTCCCTTCCCAGGACACCCGCAAGCTCTGAGCGCTTCTCCTTAGACTCGAGAGCACCTTCTCCTCCCGGAGCGGGCGGGCCCAGGCTTTCCTCCAAAACATGTTCCAGGCAGGACtgacctacctacctacctaccttccttccttctctccctccctccctccctccctccttccttccttccttcctcccgtCACAAAGTGCAAGGTGGTGCTGCCATGTGGTGTGGCTTTCAACGTCCCCTCCCTCGTCTCCCCCCCCATGCAAACCAGCTTCTTCTTTATGACGAGAATTGGCCCCAGAAAAGAAACAAGGCTAAAATGATCATCAAGGAAAGCCAAGGAGACACGACTCTGGGCCCGGAATCCAGGCCGGCCTCTGGGCTCTCCTCGCGCGGGCTCACATGAGCTCAGGCGAGTG encodes:
- the FBRSL1 gene encoding fibrosin-1-like protein yields the protein MFAAPPTLPPPPSLPANSLVIPGHPADHELLRKELNTRFLVQSSERPGASGGPGSPLRAEFHQHQHTHQHIHQYTFAPFPPGPASTPPLLSPSAPAPFDKYGPKLDSPYFRHSNTSNPIDVASRPSTVHHALLQKTPGVSDPYRTQVRMHLDPHKLEIGGKLDLFSRPPAPGVFPGFHYPQDLARPLFSTTGTAHAATTPFGPSAHHSSFLPTSHLTDPFSRSSTFSGLGNLGSNAFGGLGSHALAHNSIFAHKEATTLQSFSNPHEPWNRLHRTPPSFPTPPQWPKPGDPERSSALSNHDRDREPEKGKEERERDILDKSRHSNRSSPASAPVTHQISNLIRSNSQTSMEPSRPAAGLGEREPPDRLRDAPLPEHKVKESRSPVKEAPSLEKRPPEDGGKPVIQSVSPYSKPSLSESLKLSGLVAAKELERNPEPLKNDVKVKEERKEDGDVLVVGSEPSREPPAAPALHGLPLPHSIAPASVPLAMGGVHPLGGVNVLDRSRVMTPLMGMSPLTGRERLPHPGFSWEPLRDPLRDPYRSLDLHRRVDLQLRSDPLAHRLPVAGSGFYDHERPYRDREPHDYTPESLLEARREQQERERLQLREELERARAHHLHPPPIDSHLAHVPPFMPHLSGVHYPRLSPSAATALHNGILARTPPTAALSAPPPLVPAGGARPASPRRTTPLTNSEARDYSPSRNPKEVEAR